A region of Fimbriimonadaceae bacterium DNA encodes the following proteins:
- the upp gene encoding Uracil phosphoribosyltransferase: MAYDRFMAVRVLDHPLAKHLVMRLRDQNTRPEAFRKHAMTLSQLLILEATRTLRTKTDTVQTPLEPCSGESMDQGLVVVPVLRAGLGMLEPALAMFADVSVGYIGLERSHDTAIAHSYYCKLPAIGERFTLCLDPMLATGGSASQALALIKGAGAKAIVMVSVVSAPEGVARLQSDHPDVDIVTAALDRELNELKYILPGLGDFGDRLFGTS; this comes from the coding sequence GTGGCGTATGATCGGTTCATGGCCGTGCGCGTCCTCGACCATCCCCTTGCCAAGCATCTCGTCATGCGGCTCCGCGATCAAAACACCCGTCCGGAAGCGTTCCGCAAACACGCGATGACGCTCTCGCAACTTCTCATTCTGGAAGCCACCCGTACGCTGAGGACCAAGACTGACACCGTTCAAACGCCCTTGGAACCCTGTTCCGGAGAGTCGATGGATCAGGGTTTGGTGGTGGTCCCCGTTCTTCGGGCGGGCCTCGGCATGCTCGAACCCGCCCTTGCAATGTTCGCCGACGTCTCCGTCGGCTATATCGGCTTGGAGCGCAGCCACGATACCGCGATTGCCCACAGCTACTACTGCAAGCTGCCAGCCATCGGAGAGCGATTTACCCTCTGCCTCGATCCGATGCTGGCCACCGGCGGCTCGGCATCGCAAGCCCTGGCACTGATCAAAGGCGCGGGGGCGAAGGCGATCGTCATGGTTTCCGTCGTCAGTGCGCCGGAGGGCGTCGCTCGCCTGCAGAGCGATCACCCCGACGTCGACATCGTGACCGCCGCTCTCGACCGCGAGCTCAACGAGCTGAAGTACATTCTTCCCGGTTTGGGGGACTTTGGCGACCGTCTGTTTGGAACGTCATAG
- the glmU_3 gene encoding Bifunctional protein GlmU: MTRRDVAAIILAAGKGTRMKSDLPKGLHPIMGLSIVECIVRSVRKAGIDRIVVVIGHQAELMEYQLAHLGVTFAHQSPQLGTGHAAMQARDALAGHNGPVMVLPGDTPLITEAEIGALVDAYLESAAAAAMLTFEAKDPSGYGRIIRDPNGHVAGIVEERDASSEQRKIQEVNPAMYIFTGTELWETLPKLSNSNAQGEYYLTDAIGAIAGSGKRVTAVSVDPDSVAGVNDRWQLAQLSSVLRMRLLKTHALAGVTIADPETTWIGPDVELSPDVCIEPSTILMGRTSIGAGSTIGPNTRVVDTRIGMNCIILMSHLNSAVVEDDVRCGPFANLRPGTILRKGVRIGNFVEVKNAELGEQVSASHLTYLGDSTIGARSNIGAGTITCNYDGFDKNRTEIGEGAFIGSNSTLIAPVHIGNGAFVAAGSTINRDVPADAMAIGRSQQEVKEEWAKRWRQRKAERSS, translated from the coding sequence ATGACCCGTCGCGATGTCGCCGCCATCATCCTCGCAGCCGGCAAGGGCACGCGCATGAAATCGGACTTGCCCAAGGGCCTGCATCCGATCATGGGACTGTCGATCGTCGAGTGCATCGTCCGGTCGGTGCGCAAGGCTGGTATCGACCGCATCGTCGTGGTGATCGGGCACCAGGCCGAACTGATGGAATACCAATTGGCCCACCTGGGGGTCACGTTCGCCCACCAATCGCCTCAATTGGGCACCGGCCATGCGGCGATGCAGGCGAGAGACGCCTTGGCTGGCCACAACGGTCCGGTCATGGTGTTGCCGGGCGATACGCCGCTGATAACAGAGGCGGAAATCGGTGCGCTCGTTGACGCATATTTGGAATCGGCGGCTGCGGCCGCGATGCTCACCTTCGAAGCCAAAGACCCCTCGGGATATGGTCGCATCATCCGAGACCCCAACGGCCACGTTGCCGGCATCGTCGAAGAAAGGGACGCCTCGTCGGAGCAGCGCAAGATCCAGGAGGTCAACCCGGCGATGTACATCTTTACGGGTACCGAGCTTTGGGAAACGCTGCCCAAGCTATCGAATTCGAACGCGCAGGGCGAATACTACTTGACCGATGCCATCGGGGCGATCGCAGGGTCAGGGAAGCGCGTCACCGCTGTTTCGGTTGATCCAGATTCGGTCGCAGGGGTCAATGACCGCTGGCAGCTCGCCCAGCTTTCATCAGTCCTCCGAATGCGGCTACTGAAGACCCATGCCCTTGCCGGCGTGACCATAGCTGACCCCGAAACAACGTGGATCGGCCCGGACGTGGAGCTCAGTCCAGACGTGTGCATCGAGCCGTCTACTATTCTGATGGGCAGGACCTCCATCGGCGCCGGTTCGACCATTGGGCCTAACACGCGGGTGGTCGACACCCGAATTGGTATGAACTGCATCATCCTGATGAGTCATCTCAACTCAGCCGTGGTTGAAGATGACGTGCGATGCGGCCCGTTCGCCAATTTAAGGCCCGGGACGATTTTGCGGAAGGGTGTACGGATCGGCAACTTTGTCGAGGTCAAAAATGCGGAGCTTGGCGAGCAGGTCAGCGCTTCACACCTGACCTACTTGGGCGACAGCACAATCGGCGCGCGTTCCAATATCGGCGCGGGTACGATCACGTGCAACTACGACGGGTTCGACAAGAACCGGACGGAAATTGGGGAAGGGGCATTCATTGGGTCGAATTCGACCCTGATTGCGCCAGTGCACATCGGTAATGGGGCGTTCGTCGCGGCAGGCAGCACGATCAATCGTGATGTGCCCGCCGACGCGATGGCGATTGGACGATCACAGCAGGAAGTGAAGGAAGAATGGGCGAAACGATGGCGGCAACGAAAGGCGGAACGGTCGAGCTAA
- the prs gene encoding Ribose-phosphate pyrophosphokinase, whose translation MGETMAATKGGTVELNGDLTGMKLFAGNAHPELAQRIADHLGIELGRLTSTKFSDGELRIMVDESARGNDIFVIQPTCYPVNDTLMELLILLDAFRRASARRITVVMPYFGYARQDKKIKPREPVTASLVAKLIEVAGANRVVSMDLHADQIQGFFQIPVDHLYGGPIIGHWMIEQGYDQDDIVVVSPDVAGVSRARSLAEMLKAPIGIVAKRRPEPNKVDIVEIIGDVAGKKCIMIDDMIDTGGSVIMGAEALLKRGATEVIASCSHAVFSGNASQRLQDSVISKVVCMDSIPIPSVKMFPKLTILPSATLIGEAIRRIHKNVSISVLFEDWR comes from the coding sequence ATGGGCGAAACGATGGCGGCAACGAAAGGCGGAACGGTCGAGCTAAACGGCGATCTGACCGGGATGAAGCTTTTTGCGGGCAATGCGCACCCGGAACTGGCGCAGCGCATCGCCGATCACCTCGGGATCGAGCTGGGGCGGCTCACCTCGACCAAGTTCAGCGACGGCGAACTGCGGATCATGGTCGACGAGAGCGCTCGAGGCAATGACATCTTCGTCATTCAGCCCACGTGCTATCCCGTCAACGACACGCTGATGGAGCTCTTGATCCTGCTCGATGCCTTCCGCCGAGCTTCAGCCCGACGGATCACGGTTGTTATGCCCTACTTCGGCTACGCGCGGCAGGACAAGAAGATCAAGCCTCGCGAGCCAGTGACGGCATCCTTGGTTGCGAAGCTCATAGAAGTCGCCGGCGCTAACCGGGTCGTGTCGATGGATCTCCATGCCGACCAGATCCAGGGGTTCTTCCAGATCCCGGTGGACCACCTTTACGGCGGCCCCATCATTGGCCACTGGATGATCGAGCAAGGCTACGATCAAGACGACATTGTGGTGGTCAGCCCCGACGTTGCTGGCGTTAGCCGGGCAAGGTCGCTTGCTGAAATGCTCAAGGCGCCGATCGGTATCGTCGCCAAGCGACGTCCGGAGCCGAACAAGGTCGACATCGTCGAGATCATCGGTGACGTCGCCGGCAAGAAGTGCATCATGATCGACGACATGATCGACACTGGAGGGAGTGTGATCATGGGCGCCGAGGCACTCCTCAAGCGCGGGGCCACGGAAGTGATCGCGAGTTGCAGCCATGCCGTTTTTAGCGGGAATGCGAGCCAACGCCTGCAGGACAGCGTGATCAGCAAGGTCGTCTGCATGGACTCGATTCCGATTCCGAGTGTGAAGATGTTCCCGAAGCTCACGATCCTGCCAAGCGCAACGTTGATCGGCGAGGCGATCCGGCGGATCCACAAAAATGTCTCGATCAGCGTGCTGTTCGAGGACTGGCGCTAG
- the recO gene encoding DNA repair protein RecO produces the protein MTRESGVVDVIAKGARKSASRLATVSEPLANSVLHLAKGRSRTFITQAQPKRGFPKLRSDLDRLMVALSLAEIYAAIARHGGQGEEEYEQLLGDLGMIEEHLAPGTAWITAVLRLLAMEGVMPSWHRCVVTGSPIEENPVILSPSAGGYVSRASGSSPADAISTKAEVALSLAKMPLEMPPESSLKLQRECMVILAIFARALAEAPLTATDQLLAL, from the coding sequence TTGACACGCGAATCCGGCGTCGTCGACGTCATTGCCAAAGGCGCGCGCAAATCGGCGAGTCGGCTCGCAACCGTATCGGAACCGCTCGCTAACAGCGTCCTCCACCTGGCCAAGGGCAGGAGCCGGACCTTCATCACCCAGGCCCAGCCGAAGCGCGGATTTCCGAAACTTCGCTCCGATCTGGATCGCCTGATGGTGGCACTGTCCCTCGCCGAAATCTACGCTGCGATTGCGCGTCACGGTGGGCAAGGGGAGGAAGAATACGAGCAGCTGCTCGGCGACCTTGGAATGATTGAAGAACACCTGGCGCCGGGGACAGCCTGGATTACCGCAGTTTTGAGGCTCCTTGCGATGGAAGGCGTCATGCCGAGCTGGCACCGATGTGTCGTTACCGGTTCACCGATCGAGGAGAACCCGGTCATCCTCTCGCCTTCGGCGGGCGGATACGTTTCAAGAGCATCGGGCAGCTCTCCTGCCGACGCCATTTCAACGAAGGCCGAGGTGGCCCTCTCGCTAGCCAAAATGCCTCTCGAAATGCCGCCCGAATCGAGCCTCAAGCTGCAGCGTGAGTGCATGGTAATCCTTGCGATCTTCGCGCGTGCCCTCGCCGAAGCGCCCCTCACCGCAACCGACCAATTGCTTGCACTCTGA
- the oppA gene encoding Oligopeptide-binding protein OppA, translating to MTWRHAFALALSAVIVVGCTGGGFSEKVQQGKGNVFRYPLVTSPTTMDPGAVQDGDTIDCLQQIYEGLVGWGEDNKPQPRLAERIDIEDGGKTYIFTLRDNIKFHNGRAITAEDFKWSMTRNLQKGVNSPVAQQYLSDIVGVNAVAEGKAQEISGVEVRDPKTLVIRLDKPRPYFLGKLTYLVAAALPKEVVPFDKPMTETSQMIGAGPFKLARYVPDQIVVLEPNADYWDGKPEIDQIERPIILDASTRLNKYKGGELDLVQLERQDIAGLQQDPELSKHLKFFDRPAIWYVAMNQIAFPVFRDVRVRRAFAMAIDKEPIVKDLLGGVNTIANSIIPPGVPGHRSDAKAIQFNVEEAKKLLADAGFPGGKGFPPVELNFREARPDIRIVAEAVAGQLKQNLGVEVSLKTSEWGAYLEKWNQKTVIPFYHMRWAADYLDPENFLSFMLATYGPENKLGYSNPEFDQLCRTADMTMDWDKRQELYSKAEDIVLQDAPWIPIYFQRDAELIRPRVAGLRESLFGHLPHSRVRIASATGP from the coding sequence ATGACGTGGCGTCATGCATTCGCACTGGCCCTTTCGGCCGTGATCGTCGTCGGCTGCACCGGCGGTGGCTTTTCGGAGAAGGTCCAGCAGGGTAAGGGAAATGTCTTCCGGTACCCGCTGGTAACGAGTCCGACAACCATGGATCCGGGCGCGGTGCAGGATGGCGACACCATCGACTGCCTGCAGCAGATTTACGAAGGACTTGTGGGGTGGGGAGAGGATAACAAGCCACAACCGCGACTTGCCGAGCGAATCGACATCGAGGATGGCGGCAAGACTTACATCTTCACCCTGCGCGACAATATCAAGTTTCACAACGGGCGGGCCATAACAGCTGAGGACTTCAAGTGGTCGATGACGCGCAACCTCCAGAAGGGAGTGAATTCGCCTGTCGCCCAGCAGTATCTGAGCGATATCGTTGGTGTGAACGCCGTCGCCGAAGGGAAGGCCCAGGAGATTTCTGGAGTCGAGGTTCGCGATCCCAAGACGCTGGTCATCCGCCTCGACAAGCCCCGGCCCTACTTTCTTGGCAAGCTGACGTACCTCGTGGCAGCCGCGTTGCCCAAAGAAGTGGTGCCGTTCGACAAGCCGATGACGGAGACGTCCCAGATGATCGGTGCGGGGCCGTTTAAGCTTGCGCGGTATGTGCCGGATCAAATTGTCGTTTTAGAACCCAATGCCGACTATTGGGATGGCAAGCCTGAGATCGATCAGATCGAGCGTCCAATCATTCTCGATGCTTCGACTCGGCTCAACAAGTACAAGGGTGGTGAACTGGACCTTGTTCAACTGGAACGCCAAGATATCGCCGGCCTCCAGCAGGATCCCGAGCTTAGCAAGCACTTGAAATTCTTCGACCGCCCCGCGATTTGGTACGTTGCCATGAACCAGATTGCGTTTCCGGTGTTTCGCGATGTTCGCGTGCGGCGTGCGTTCGCGATGGCGATCGACAAGGAGCCGATCGTTAAGGACCTGCTTGGCGGCGTCAACACGATCGCCAACAGCATCATCCCTCCCGGTGTCCCCGGTCATCGATCGGATGCAAAGGCCATACAGTTCAACGTAGAGGAGGCCAAGAAATTGCTGGCCGATGCCGGATTCCCGGGCGGCAAAGGATTCCCTCCGGTGGAACTTAACTTCCGGGAAGCCAGGCCCGACATTCGAATCGTGGCGGAAGCGGTTGCCGGCCAACTGAAGCAGAACCTTGGCGTTGAAGTGAGCTTGAAAACCAGCGAGTGGGGGGCCTATCTGGAGAAGTGGAACCAGAAGACCGTCATCCCGTTCTATCACATGCGGTGGGCGGCCGACTATCTCGATCCCGAGAACTTCCTGAGTTTCATGCTCGCAACATACGGCCCCGAAAACAAGCTGGGCTACTCAAACCCCGAGTTCGATCAGCTTTGCCGAACGGCGGATATGACGATGGATTGGGACAAGCGCCAAGAGCTTTATTCCAAGGCGGAGGACATCGTGCTTCAGGATGCCCCTTGGATTCCCATCTACTTCCAGCGTGATGCCGAGCTCATCCGACCCCGGGTTGCTGGTCTCAGGGAGTCGCTCTTTGGCCACTTGCCGCACAGCAGGGTTCGAATCGCATCCGCAACGGGACCGTAA
- the hspA_2 gene encoding Spore protein SP21, which yields MIRSIVNFDPAEEVRNFVETFDRLVGSRLSSESGDARLLPIDVVETVGKWIVRAAVPGVSTEDLDVNIENNVLTIKGQSKQFDEFREGKIYRRELVLGSFSRSIRLPSNVDIDQVEAEFENGIVTISLPKVAEAKPIPVKVPIKQMEARTSEADSEG from the coding sequence ATGATTCGATCTATCGTTAACTTCGATCCGGCTGAGGAAGTCCGTAACTTCGTCGAGACGTTCGACCGGTTGGTCGGTAGCCGACTGTCCAGCGAGTCTGGCGACGCCCGTTTGCTTCCCATCGATGTGGTGGAAACCGTCGGAAAATGGATTGTAAGGGCCGCTGTTCCAGGTGTATCGACCGAGGATCTTGACGTCAACATCGAGAATAACGTCCTCACGATCAAGGGTCAGTCGAAGCAGTTCGACGAATTCCGGGAAGGGAAGATCTACCGACGGGAATTGGTGCTCGGTTCATTCAGCCGCTCGATCAGGCTTCCGAGCAACGTCGATATCGATCAGGTTGAGGCAGAGTTCGAGAACGGCATTGTAACGATCTCTTTGCCCAAGGTCGCCGAGGCCAAACCGATTCCGGTAAAAGTACCCATCAAGCAGATGGAGGCTCGTACGAGCGAAGCGGATAGCGAGGGCTAA
- the hisB gene encoding Imidazoleglycerol-phosphate dehydratase encodes MSKGTPGVRYAEVERETTETRVQVVLDLDGGSRRDISTGIPFLDHMVQLMAFHGHINLGISAEGDTEVDDHHTVEDVGISLGRAIRNALTDSEDIVRYASNHTPMDDALILVALDICGRGNLCFNVDFHREKLGDLSTENVAEFFKAVAIHAGANIHVHKVCGSNDHHVCEAIFKGFGLALHQATRHNERRGVVPSTKGKID; translated from the coding sequence ATGAGCAAAGGCACGCCGGGGGTGCGGTACGCCGAAGTCGAGCGGGAAACGACGGAAACCCGCGTTCAGGTCGTACTGGATCTCGACGGCGGCAGCCGACGCGACATTTCCACGGGGATTCCGTTTCTCGACCACATGGTGCAGTTAATGGCGTTTCACGGCCACATCAATCTGGGCATCAGCGCGGAAGGGGACACGGAAGTCGACGACCATCACACGGTTGAGGATGTCGGCATATCGCTGGGCCGGGCCATCAGAAACGCCCTTACCGACAGCGAGGATATCGTGCGATATGCGAGCAACCACACACCGATGGACGACGCCCTCATCCTCGTCGCCCTTGATATCTGCGGCCGCGGCAACCTGTGCTTTAATGTCGATTTTCATCGTGAGAAGCTAGGCGACCTTTCAACGGAGAACGTGGCCGAATTCTTTAAGGCGGTGGCAATCCATGCCGGAGCCAACATCCACGTCCACAAAGTGTGCGGCAGCAACGACCACCATGTCTGCGAAGCCATCTTCAAAGGCTTTGGGCTTGCACTCCACCAGGCCACCCGCCATAACGAACGCCGTGGGGTCGTGCCCTCGACCAAAGGCAAGATCGATTGA
- the hisH_2 gene encoding Imidazole glycerol phosphate synthase subunit HisH has product MGNLRSVERAVRHLGFDCEVRPEVGSTDRLIIPGVGAFGAAMDRIRHQAASIQQHAASGRPLLGICLGQQMLFDRSEEHGDHRGLGLIPGSVRFLPVHAGIKVPHIGWNGLEPANGSVWPTADENQGQVYFVHSLYTECDDLSDVAAWTEHGIRFASAVRRNNVWGCQFHPEKSGEVGLAILREFLVC; this is encoded by the coding sequence ATGGGCAATCTTCGCTCGGTCGAGCGTGCGGTTCGCCATCTCGGCTTCGACTGCGAAGTTCGGCCGGAGGTTGGGTCAACCGATAGGCTGATCATCCCTGGGGTCGGCGCCTTTGGTGCAGCGATGGATCGGATTCGCCACCAGGCCGCGTCCATTCAGCAGCATGCCGCCTCGGGCCGTCCCTTGCTCGGAATTTGCCTCGGACAGCAAATGCTGTTCGACCGCAGCGAGGAGCATGGCGACCACCGGGGCCTTGGCTTAATCCCGGGTTCGGTGCGCTTTTTACCCGTCCATGCTGGTATCAAAGTCCCGCACATCGGTTGGAATGGGCTCGAGCCCGCCAATGGGTCGGTGTGGCCGACAGCCGACGAGAACCAGGGCCAGGTGTATTTCGTGCACTCCCTTTACACCGAATGCGATGACCTGTCCGACGTTGCCGCATGGACCGAACACGGTATCCGCTTTGCATCGGCAGTGCGCCGCAATAACGTATGGGGCTGCCAGTTTCATCCCGAAAAGAGTGGGGAAGTCGGCCTTGCCATCCTTCGGGAGTTCCTGGTTTGCTGA
- the hisA gene encoding 1-(5-phosphoribosyl)-5-[(5-phosphoribosylamino)methylideneamino] imidazole-4-carboxamide isomerase — MLIWPAIDLRQGRCVRLRQGDFNRVTSYDGDPIDIARSFADQGADGIHLVDLDGAKTGESSHLRTLETMAELLSIPVEFGGGVRTLESIRSALDAGAKRVVLGTKLARDPAFASLALAQFGNAIVAGIDSNQGKVAVSGWLEATDLDEVEFAQSIHSMGGVRAIVTDIGRDGMMTGPNLDQLRDMVARSGLKIIASGGIGSLQDLRDLVSTGVEAVIVGRALYEGAFTVADAVQSLR, encoded by the coding sequence TTGCTGATTTGGCCGGCGATCGATCTTCGACAGGGGCGCTGTGTCCGCTTGCGGCAAGGCGATTTCAACCGCGTGACTTCTTACGATGGAGACCCGATCGATATCGCAAGGTCGTTCGCCGACCAAGGGGCGGACGGCATCCACTTGGTCGACCTCGACGGCGCAAAGACGGGGGAATCCTCCCACCTCCGGACCTTGGAAACAATGGCGGAGCTGCTAAGCATTCCGGTCGAATTCGGCGGCGGCGTGCGAACGCTGGAGTCCATCAGGTCGGCTCTTGACGCAGGCGCCAAACGCGTCGTACTCGGGACGAAACTGGCCCGTGACCCTGCGTTCGCCAGCTTGGCCTTAGCGCAGTTTGGAAACGCTATCGTTGCCGGCATCGATTCAAACCAGGGAAAGGTGGCGGTTTCAGGCTGGCTGGAGGCAACCGACCTGGATGAGGTCGAGTTTGCCCAATCCATTCATTCTATGGGAGGAGTCAGAGCGATCGTAACCGACATTGGCCGGGATGGCATGATGACGGGCCCAAATCTCGACCAGCTCCGCGACATGGTCGCGAGGTCAGGTCTCAAGATCATTGCAAGTGGAGGTATCGGATCCCTGCAAGACTTACGGGACCTTGTGTCAACCGGCGTCGAAGCGGTGATCGTCGGGCGGGCCCTCTACGAAGGCGCCTTCACGGTTGCTGACGCAGTTCAAAGCCTCCGATAA